The genomic DNA ATGAAATACATATAGTGTTACTATCCCTACCAAGAAGATTACTTAACTATTAGAAATCTACCTAATCTACTTATAGTAACTACTCAACCTACGAAATAAACCACTACACTATGTTAACAGGGCACAGCTATCATCCCATAAGAATTTAATCTAACAAAACATGTTCCAATATTTCATTTTGGTAATTTagagaatttcagtgcaaaaCCCCCGGCACCTGTTTTAAGTTTGTGATATATAAAGTAGCATAATGCAATCCCCATGCAAGTTCCACTTGAAAAAGTAAAAGATGAGTTTAGGTAACTCTTAACATCCACGatagtacatacgtatatacattaatgaactgcaaaaaaaaaaaattaaaaaaaaaaaaaaaaagaacatatacaaaacaaattacTTACGTTTCTGACACAGGCAGGAAAGCATTGGTAGGTACATTCTCAACAGGCAAGTTATTGCAAAGCAATCTCGCTAAGGAGGACTGCTTAATCCATGCCTTCTGCTCCACAGTCAGCATACTAGTTTCATGCTCCCAGAACAGACGGTTACCAGTCTTCAAGCGCGCAAATTGGTCAGCCTGAATCGAAAGTTCTCTCATTATGTACTGCATATGAATTACAATAAGCTTTGGCTTTAGTATACTATTTTAAATAGTACTGTATTAGCTTTCTAAGAGACAAACCTATTACTCATAATAGTATAGTAATAAATTAGCTGTTATaagtttttcaaaaattacatTACAACTTTTTATTAAGTACTGCAAGATAGCAAGACTGATTAAAACACTGAACATTTGACAATTACCCTCAATGACGATATTCAAACATATCTTAAAAGTAATGGAGTATTAAGAATACATAACTAACAGCAAAACTGATTCCTCTAAATGTAAACAACCTATAATCATTAAAAAACAGCACAACAAATTTTAACTTCTTAACCTCACTTAGTACTTACAACCAAACATGACAGCGTTTTACCGATGACGGCCCCTTCCATAGGAGTCTCAAAAACAGCAACCTGAGGGTCTATGTCATCCATCTCATCACttcaacatgaaaaaataaaaatagagtttctATAATGAAGAAAATGTCCACTACAATGCACTTTTAGTATCATTGATTTGAATTTACCCCAATTTCATGTGAAAAGGAAGATCTACTTACTCATAAAGAACTTTGAGCTCTGCCACCAGTTCCTTGGAAAGACCCCTTTCAAGATCTTCCCAGGTGTTGTACTGTTTGTCATTATCACAGAACCTCCTCCATACCAAATAGCCCACCACACCTGGGAATAGGGAATAGTTCTATAATGTGCGTAATACCTTTCTGCACAAGATATATTCAACTAAAATTTATCTCAAGTTTTTAAGTTTTCAACAAAAGTTGGtttgtttatataaaatttcaaatgaaattttttgCTTGAAGTTTTGAGCTTGAAAGCAGACAAAAGATTCATACATGTATTCTTAAAAGATCATTACACTGCAGGTAAAGCCATTAAGGACAAAATCACCAATATCTTTTAATTCATTGAACCACTGTTCACAGTAGAGTACTCTATAAATTTTAACCATCATGAACCACAAAAATTCTAGTACTTAAAATGTCACAATAAGGCTCCCAATAAGGCTGATTTTGTTTAAgagtttataatataaaataatgtggattcattaaaaaatgtacaaggaaattaaaattaaaattttgattctCAAGTACCCTTCTGCTTAACAATTGGTCAGCAGTCTGCCACATGATCTGGCTAAAGGTGGGTCTCCATTTGGTCTGGTGAACTAAAGCTTCCATAATGATGGGATAGATAACAAATGAGCAGCTGTTACCTCTAATGGGTGGTTTCTCTCACCAACAGAGCAGAATTGTCATCTTTAGAGAATCAGTGCTGTATACGTACTATAAACACATTGGTTATCTGAATCAACAGCTGGTTTGCAGACATTTAAAAGATTAAATTACACTACATCAATACTCAATTAGTCTACCATAATTTACAATACCTTTTCCCTTCTAATTTCACCTTACCCTGGCTTAATAAATTACCTTGGTCTCTGCTGCGCTGAACATCCATAGCCAAGTAGTCATGGTAATCATCTTCTCGAATGGAGTCGTAATGAGTTGACTCAGCCAATTCACTAGGTCCCCATTCTGCCTTCCATTCGGTATACATCTGTATGAAAAGTGCATTTTAGTGGTTTATTTAAATACTAGTGATACACAATTTGGAGTGAGGAATTTACGAGCttcaatttgtttaaaatttggCTTGCTTCGGAAATTCTTTTAAAGCTTCCTATGAAATTTATAATCCCCCGATTATGTTTGATATGTTTATTTTCACTTCTAATACCTTGGTCTTTGGACTCACTAAGTAAGAGAGGAGTCAAAATCTTCAGTGCATTTTACGTTTGGAccctaaattttaaaaaagccATGACTATACGTAGTTGGGCCAGTCATCTTAAGCATTCATGATGTTAGGACTTCTGTCATCAAACACACTAAAAACAAAACTAGGAAAAAGCACCATTGAgtactaaaatgaaaatgtaatttcaaCTGAAAGATACATCTAAACTAAGCACAGTGCTGTAATCTCCTATCATGCAAGATTTCAAAAACATAagatggaaagaaaaatagaaaaagaatgacCTACAGCAGGATTTCTGTAAGATGAGGATGCAAAGTTAGCCAGAACACCAGGGTTGACCTCCTTTATGTAACCAGAGCCTGGACCTGTAGAGCCTGGATTGAGGGAATGCTTCTTGACGAGTTCGTCTCCCATAAGAATTGGCAGGTACTCTCCGTAGGTGATATGGTTGTACTGGGCGATGGTCATTCGTCTAAAATGGAAGAGTAATAAAGAATGATGGCTTTATGTATAATCAGCTTATCTAAAAAGGAATAGGTCATAAaaactgtttattttattgtgCACTTAAATGAAACCATAAGTCACTTACAACCATCTTTCACAGGGaaccattattttttcattcattgttgTTCTGTCACAAAACTAATATACTAGAAGACAATCATTGTTTTCATAATAATAGACTGCACcaatttcatacattcatattAATCTATAATTGGACTTCACTGTTCTCATGCTATTTAATAATTCCATGATCGACTTCACTATTCTCATTTTAGGTCAATTCTCCCAAAACTATACTTTCAAGAATTTTAATGAGAACTTCCCCACTAGAATTTTACTACTTATTTTGATAGCTTAACATCAACACATCTGAAATTACCTATGCAATTTAAACTGTTCCTACTTAAGCAGCCTCATAAAAGCACACccaaagttaaagttaagtacaggcagtcccccggttaTGACGgcggttctgttcttgagacgtgttgtaagccgaaaatagtcgtaagccagaacatttaaaaaaaatcctaagaaaaccttacttttaatgctttgggtacattgaaaactatgtaaactgcattcttattgcatttttcatcaaaaaaaccttcaaatattgattattttgcatttttggtgtcaaatttcatctgccagatgagcgttgtaggcgtcgtaaccctggaatataattgagaagcaccttaacctcagaacgtcgtaacccgaatccatcgtaacccggggactgcctgtatatcttagttttaccagaccactgagctgattaacatctctaaggctggcccgaaggattagatatttttacgtggctagaaaccaactggttacctagcaacaggatctacagcttattgtgggatccgaaccacattatatatcgagaaatgaatttctatcaccagaaataaattcctctggtttcgcactggccaagccgagaatcgaacttcagaccaccggattggtagcagagcgcgaaatccactcgccCAAGGAACTAAGCACACCCAAAGGTACCATAATATTAAGTTAATCTCACCAGttacacaaattaaaaattataaatgtgttttattaaacacttaatcCATAACAAAAGTGATTCATTTCTACTTTTAAATCTATGTTCCAGCTACACTATTATTAGTTCAGATCCTGTCTATACTAAAACTATCCAAAGACCATCTATCCAGCTAGTTTTCATCAAGTTGACTCGCATGAAACGATGCAACTAAGCTTCAAAATCTCATTTTGTAAGACACATCAGGAACATTTTCAAGAATCAGTAACAACTTGAAACCTCTGAAATATCAATGTGTAAACTTGACCAAATCATTAAATTAACTAACTTACCTGGCTTCATTGTAGAGGAGAGCATCATCAAAATGAGGGTTCAATTCAGCCAGAAGGTCAGCAATGCGATTATGCTCTAATAACAGCAATAACTTGAGGCCTTCAATCTGTTTTAAAAAAGGTAGATTTAGTAAACTTATTGTATGTAAAGGATCAAAATACCCATactatgaaaaatttaaaaatgaaagtggTTTCGTAAATGTATTAGTATACGTAAAGGATCAAAATTCCCATATAACAACCATCTATTAATACTATCAAGAGGGCTATAAAAACTCGTAGGGTAAAACTGACTATTGGTAGTTCCCTTTAACCTAGAAGGGGCATAAGAAGTTGAAGCTTTCCTCGACTTGGATTATTGTTCTCATTAGGGCATTCCTGTTGGCTTAAAAGTAAGCTTGCCAGTCCTAAATTATATACAAAAGTCAGAAGAGCCAAAGCTGATGAAATGGGTATGAAAGCTTGAATCAACTTCATTGCTTCAGGGACATGAGCAGATTAAATAAATTGTCTTAcccagtctccactggagagttTGAAACACCCTTTCAGAGACTCAGGAGCTCCACATTTTGTGTCTTCAGATTTCTTTTCTACCTTTTTGTCATCAGCATCCTCATCATCTTCATCCAATCCAGGTGCTCTGAAAATTCAAACAGGAGTAGAACTTACTACCTATATGCTTTTAATAGTTTTTCCCTTAAGAAAACCCTAAATACTGAATTTCCACAAAGAACTGCCAACATCATTCACAcaatataacacatacataagaACTCAAAATGGAGAAtacaaataaacttttaaaaaacatccaaaaaatatgtatgcTTATCTCATCAAATACATAAACTTGGAACTGGAAGCCTTTTGTGCTCCAGAGTAATTGATAGGCATAGTTCAGGTTTCTGTGGTAATACGTACTTatactacttttaaaatatttgttgtaaAGACATGTCATTTACTTCTGGAGCACAAGGAAATACCAATACGAACCAGAAATTTAACAGTACAAGGTCAAGAGAAATGTGTCACGCATTCTGAAAGCTATAGGTTCCCCAAACACTGACTACTCTAAGTAAAATTACTCCTGAAAATTAACTGCATTCACCAGAGATTACAAAATGTACTTACTTGAGGTAACCAAAGTATCCAGTTTTCCTTGTGAAGGCTACCTTATCTGTATGGCCATACACAGGGGATGCGTCAAGGAATGTCGATACAGTTGAAAGAGTTTCTCGATGACCTGTCAAGAGAATTTTGCCTTGAGAAATTTTAAATAGTTTATCTAGATGGATAAACAGTCTTTAAATACGTacactatatttaatatattatagttttaaaaatttcaaagACTTGTTGCAAATTTATTATCACCTCCAAACAATTAGGACAAGctagttttttattttgctaactATATTACCTATTTGACCCCAATACCGTTGTCACGAAGGGCAACCAACTAAAGTTCAAACAAAATTATGCTCCTCTGATGTTACAAGATTTCTCAAATAGGGAATAGCATCAACAAAGTTATCTGGGCCACTTCAGTTTCTGGCAATAATGTTAATGCATAAGCACAATTCAGATTATAGCAGCGTGCATTATCTGTAGCAGTGATcttgagtatatacatatatataaataaacataatgcaGAATATGCAAAACAATCACAGGCAATACATACCAAGAATGGCTTGGGCACGAGCAGACCTCCTGAAGTTTATGCAAGGTCGAGTCGAAAAGAGGGCATcattcttatcaacttgaattgGCTCACAATCCTCAGCTTCAGGGGTAGCACAGCAATCTATGTTGTCAGCCAATGGGGACTCCTGTgcaaaagaattataaaaaggCAATTTAAAACCTACATTTGCAGAACCATAATTTGAAACCCTTTCCAATGAcaacatttacatttttctttaattgcaagtttaacaaacaaaaattacaaaactTAACACCAAAGATTTACAAAGCATTGTTCTAACATTTAACCAAATAGTGcttaaaatgaaactataaattcAGCAAGCTTAGTCCTTTTTTTACAGTCATGCAGTAGTAGGTGTGCTTACTATTACTATGTCCAAAAATTTCCCAATTTGAGTGATATATTCATACTAACTTCCATTCTTCCTGAAGCAATCTGAAAGCCCAACTTCACTGTTCAGTAGTTAGTACATATATGAAGTACTAGTACAGTATACTTTGAAAACATTCACAACGACCAATTAATGAAACCCAACACTCACAGGAATACTGAAGGTGTCCCTCTGAACGAAGTGGGCCCATTCAGTGAAGATCCCGTACACTGTAGGCTTTTTCAGGTGTTTCCTCAAAACTTCAGCAACTGTTCTGGCAGATGGAAGTTTCTTCCCATCATTCACCGAAGACCGAATTGTAAATCCTGAAATAAAATGACACTAAACTTCAATACCTAAAGGTAAGGACATAATATTGTGTGGGGgtactaaaatgtggaatacTTTATTTGCCTTGATCTAAATGAAGTTTTACCTTCCTGTGATATAATTTTGAAGTTACTGAGAACAAACTGTTAAAATACCCATTCTAAACAGCTGAAAATGAACAATGCCTCTGAATAACTACACCAGTACCATCATAATATAAATTGTATGAAAAATAGAGCAGTTTTATGTCTAAGGACTAAGTGAACATTCTCATTTACAATGCAGACAAAATTCCTTAGTAAAGCTAAGCTTttgaatacatatattatgaGGATCCACACAAAACTTATCAGAATAATTTTTCCATAAATAGCTACCCTAGTAGAACCACCTGGAGGCAAACTTGACCTTTAGGGTCTCAGGGGCCATCACATCCAAAATCAAGTTCAAGATGAGGGCCAAATCCATTCATCTTTTGTCTTTTCCATGTTTGTCCCATCAGCAAGTTCATACTACCAATATAGTCTCATTTGAATTTAAACTCTTTCAATGTACAAAGCACGACTGAACCCTACTTACAAAGCCATACTTggttcagaaaataaaattcattcaaaATAGAGGGTATAAAATTCATGAACAAGGTTATAGCTGTAGCTAATTTAGTTAGGACCAACATGGGGCCAAGTTACAAAAGCCAGATCATGGCAGCTGCTCTTTCAACTACTGTGCCAGCATCCAGTAATCAGTGGGCTAAGAACTTTGGGAAAGGTGTCCTAAAGCTCAAAAAGTATGTAACTAGAGTACTCATTCATTAAAAGGGACTTTAAACTAACCATCCTTTCCAGCTGCTGCCGGTTGTAGACGAAGAAACTTTGACCCAACCGAACCCAAGTCAGGTGACTCTTGATTGATACATGATCCATCCACGTTGGGATAAGGGGACCCCACCATACATCTGAAGGACATCACTGAAAGAGATGAAAAACcagatatacattatatgaaaactatattacTCCTAAGTACAGTATGGGTGTTATAACAGCATAAAGAACCTTCAGAGAAATTTACAACAAACATTTACAGCACTCTCCATATTCCTGAGATGATGAAGTACTAAAATTCA from Macrobrachium nipponense isolate FS-2020 chromosome 43, ASM1510439v2, whole genome shotgun sequence includes the following:
- the LOC135214005 gene encoding chorion peroxidase-like, with product MAVPLLRLFALLLVLGVHASFGHREGECIEVGYARSAGSLLHQGYEATKKAVLERWATEDKEKKPYKLSPLLVNVTRTGQLLEDASKVIVDMIRKTRVGKRCPGDWLLKGLEKHVVPLINLDKELAEEMGLVMSFRCMVGSPYPNVDGSCINQESPDLGSVGSKFLRLQPAAAGKDGFTIRSSVNDGKKLPSARTVAEVLRKHLKKPTVYGIFTEWAHFVQRDTFSIPESPLADNIDCCATPEAEDCEPIQVDKNDALFSTRPCINFRRSARAQAILGHRETLSTVSTFLDASPVYGHTDKVAFTRKTGYFGYLKAPGLDEDDEDADDKKVEKKSEDTKCGAPESLKGCFKLSSGDWIEGLKLLLLLEHNRIADLLAELNPHFDDALLYNEARRMTIAQYNHITYGEYLPILMGDELVKKHSLNPGSTGPGSGYIKEVNPGVLANFASSSYRNPAMYTEWKAEWGPSELAESTHYDSIREDDYHDYLAMDVQRSRDQGVVGYLVWRRFCDNDKQYNTWEDLERGLSKELVAELKVLYDDEMDDIDPQVAVFETPMEGAVIGKTLSCLVADQFARLKTGNRLFWEHETSMLTVEQKAWIKQSSLARLLCNNLPVENVPTNAFLPVSETNPLLSCSELPALTIEAWKDTALIEKMKQLKEGKAAEGSEAKESTSRGSEL